Proteins encoded in a region of the Trichosurus vulpecula isolate mTriVul1 chromosome 9, mTriVul1.pri, whole genome shotgun sequence genome:
- the TMEM115 gene encoding transmembrane protein 115: MQQPQRPGLALGAGARLPLGAALASASVVVKALCASVLLLYLLSFALDTGVGLAVTPGYLFPPNFWVWTLATHGLVELHVWDVALSLATVVAAGQLLEPLWGALELLVFFAVVNVSVGLLGAFAYLLTYMASFNLAYLFTVRIHGVLGFLGGVLVALKQTMGDSVVLKVPQVRMRVVPMLLLISLVLLRLTPLVESSALASYGFGVLSGWVYLRFYQRHSRGRGDMSDHFAFATFFPEILQPVVALVANLVHSLLVKVKVCRKTVKRYDVGAPSSITISLPGTDPQDAERRRQLALKALNERLKRVEDQSAWPSMDDEDEEAMSKVDSPLLPEKSPNPPGKGAGPESSLITFEEAPPQL; this comes from the exons ATGCAGCAGCCGCAGCGGCCCGGGCTGGCGCTCGGGGCCGGGGCCCGCCTCCCCCTGGGCGCCGCCCTGGCCAGCGCCAGCGTGGTGGTGAAGGCCCTGTGCGCCTCGGTACTGCTGCTCTACCTGCTGTCCTTCGCGCTGGACACGGGCGTGGGCCTGGCCGTCACCCCCGGCTACCTCTTCCCGCCCAACTTCTGGGTCTGGACCCTGGCCACGCATGGGCTGGTGGAGCTGCACGTGTGGGACGTGGCCCTGAGCCTGGCCACGGTGGTGGCGGCCGGCCAGCTTCTGGAGCCGCTCTGGGGGGCCCTGGAGCTGCTCGTCTTCTTCGCCGTGGTGAACGTGTCCGTGGGGCTGCTGGGGGCCTTCGCCTACCTCCTCACCTACATGGCCTCCTTCAACCTGGCCTATCTCTTCACCGTGCGCATCCACGGGGTGCTGGGCTTCCTGGGCGGCGTCCTGGTGGCCCTCAAACAGACCATGGGGGACAGCGTGGTGCTGAAGGTGCCCCAGGTGCGGATGCGGGTGGTGCCCATGCTGCTGCTCATCTCCCTCGTGTTGCTGCGACTCACTCCTCTGGTGGAAAGCAGTGCCCTGGCCTCATACGGCTTTGGGGTGCTCTCAGGCTGGGTGTACTTGCGATTCTACCAGCGCCACAGCCGGGGCAGGGGGGATATGTCGGACCACTTTGCCTTTGCCACCTTCTTCCCCGAAATCCTGCAGCCTGTTGTGGCCCTGGTGGCAAACTTGGTGCACAGTCTCCTCGTGAAGGTGAAGGTCTGCAGAAAGACTGTGAAGCGCTATGATGTGGGGGCTCCTTCTTCCATCACCATTAGCCTCCCAGGCACAGACCCCCAGGATGCTGAGCGCAGAAG GCAACTGGCCCTGAAGGCCCTAAATGAGCGTTTGAAGCGAGTAGAAGACCAGTCAGCCTGGCCTAGCatggatgatgaggatgaggaggccATGAGCAAGGTGGACAGCCCCCTGCTCCCTGAGAAAAGCCCCAACCCCCCTGGGAAAGGGGCTGGCCCTGAATCCAGCCTGATCACCTTTGAGGAAGCCCCTCCCCAGCTGTAA